A single Brucella intermedia LMG 3301 DNA region contains:
- the nuoH gene encoding NADH-quinone oxidoreductase subunit NuoH, which yields MEGIFAAYVLPALIIALKSVVLLVVLLIVVAYLLYADRKIWAAVQLRRGPNVVGPWGLFQAFADLLKFVFKEPIIPSGANKGVFLLAPFVSAVLAMATWAVIPVNEGWAIANINVGILYIFAISSLEVYGVIMGGWASNSKYPFLGALRSAAQMVSYEVSIGFVIVTVLLTVGSLNLTDIVLSQNTGLGTMLGLPASFLDWNWLCLFPMFVIFFISALAETNRPPFDLVEAESELVAGHMIEYSSTPFLLFFLGEYVAITLMCALMTTLFLGGWLPPVDVWFLNWVPGIIWFMLKLCFCFFLFAMVKAFVPRYRYDQLMRLGWKVFLPISLFMVVATATFLKVFGLA from the coding sequence ATGGAAGGAATTTTTGCAGCTTACGTCTTGCCCGCGCTTATCATAGCGCTGAAGTCGGTCGTTCTGCTCGTCGTATTGCTGATCGTCGTCGCTTACCTGCTTTACGCGGATCGCAAGATCTGGGCAGCGGTGCAGCTTCGTCGCGGCCCGAACGTTGTCGGTCCCTGGGGTCTGTTCCAGGCCTTCGCCGACTTGTTGAAGTTCGTCTTCAAGGAACCGATCATCCCGTCGGGCGCAAACAAGGGTGTCTTCCTCCTTGCGCCTTTCGTTTCCGCCGTTCTCGCAATGGCGACCTGGGCGGTCATTCCGGTCAATGAAGGCTGGGCCATCGCCAATATCAATGTCGGCATACTCTATATCTTCGCCATTTCTTCGCTCGAAGTTTACGGCGTGATCATGGGCGGCTGGGCATCGAACTCGAAATACCCGTTCCTCGGCGCGCTTCGTTCTGCCGCGCAGATGGTTTCCTACGAAGTTTCCATCGGCTTCGTGATTGTCACGGTCCTGCTGACGGTTGGCTCGCTCAACCTCACCGACATCGTGCTTTCGCAGAATACCGGCCTCGGCACCATGCTTGGCCTGCCGGCTTCGTTCCTCGACTGGAACTGGCTCTGCCTGTTCCCGATGTTCGTGATCTTCTTCATTTCGGCGCTGGCCGAAACGAACCGTCCGCCTTTCGACCTTGTCGAAGCTGAATCCGAACTCGTGGCCGGTCACATGATCGAATATTCGTCCACGCCGTTCCTTCTGTTCTTCCTCGGCGAATATGTGGCGATCACGCTGATGTGCGCCCTGATGACGACGCTCTTCCTCGGCGGCTGGCTGCCTCCGGTGGATGTGTGGTTCCTCAACTGGGTTCCGGGCATCATCTGGTTCATGCTGAAGCTCTGCTTCTGCTTCTTCCTCTTCGCAATGGTGAAGGCTTTCGTTCCGCGTTATCGCTACGATCAGCTGATGCGCCTTGGCTGGAAAGTGTTCCTGCCGATCTCGCTCTTCATGGTCGTCGCAACCGCGACCTTCCTCAAAGTCTTCGGTCTGGCGTAA
- the nuoI gene encoding NADH-quinone oxidoreductase subunit NuoI — protein MASFAQAAKSLLLKEFVGAFFLSMRQFFAPKATLNYPHEKGPVSPRFRGEHALRRYPNGEERCIACKLCEAICPAQAITIEAGPRRNDGTRRTVRYDIDMVKCIYCGFCQEACPVDAIVEGPNFEFATETREELYYDKEKLLANGDRWEREIARNIAMDAPYR, from the coding sequence ATGGCTTCATTCGCTCAAGCAGCCAAATCGCTCCTTCTCAAGGAATTCGTAGGCGCGTTCTTTCTTTCCATGCGCCAGTTCTTCGCGCCCAAGGCGACGTTGAACTACCCGCATGAAAAGGGCCCGGTCTCTCCGCGCTTCCGTGGCGAGCACGCACTGCGCCGTTATCCAAACGGCGAGGAACGCTGCATCGCCTGCAAGCTTTGCGAAGCGATCTGCCCGGCGCAGGCCATCACCATCGAGGCCGGTCCGCGCCGCAACGACGGCACCCGCCGCACGGTGCGTTACGACATCGACATGGTGAAGTGCATCTATTGCGGTTTCTGCCAGGAAGCATGCCCGGTGGACGCCATCGTGGAAGGTCCGAATTTCGAATTCGCGACCGAAACCCGCGAAGAACTCTACTATGACAAGGAAAAGCTCCTTGCCAATGGCGACCGTTGGGAACGCGAAATCGCGCGCAATATCGCGATGGATGCGCCATATCGCTGA
- a CDS encoding NADH-quinone oxidoreductase subunit J → MLTGIAAAFFYLFAFIMIASAFMVIAARNPVHSVLFLILTFFNAAALFLLTGAEFLAMILLVVYVGAVAVLFLFVVMMLDVDFSELKRGALQYAPVGALVGLILLGELIFVFASNMFAPKLGQGAVPIPNIAERSNTAALGDILYTDFVFYFQVAGLVLLVAMIGAIVLTLRHKPNVKRQSIPAQVARTPETAIEIKQVETGKGI, encoded by the coding sequence ATGCTGACAGGTATTGCGGCAGCGTTTTTCTATCTGTTCGCCTTCATCATGATCGCATCCGCGTTCATGGTGATCGCGGCACGCAACCCCGTGCATTCGGTGCTGTTTCTGATCCTCACATTCTTCAATGCGGCAGCCTTGTTCCTGCTGACGGGGGCCGAGTTCCTCGCCATGATCCTGCTCGTCGTTTACGTCGGGGCAGTGGCGGTTCTCTTCCTCTTCGTCGTCATGATGCTGGATGTGGATTTCTCCGAGCTGAAGCGCGGCGCGCTGCAATATGCGCCGGTTGGCGCGCTCGTCGGCCTCATCCTGCTCGGCGAGCTGATCTTCGTGTTTGCAAGCAACATGTTTGCACCGAAGCTGGGGCAGGGCGCCGTGCCGATCCCGAATATCGCCGAGCGGAGCAATACCGCTGCTCTGGGTGACATTCTCTACACCGACTTCGTCTTCTACTTCCAGGTTGCTGGTCTCGTCCTTCTGGTCGCGATGATCGGCGCCATCGTTCTGACGCTGCGGCACAAGCCGAATGTCAAGCGCCAGTCCATTCCGGCCCAGGTTGCTCGCACGCCCGAAACGGCGATCGAGATCAAACAAGTCGAAACGGGCAAAGGCATCTGA
- the nuoK gene encoding NADH-quinone oxidoreductase subunit NuoK, with the protein MEIGIAHYLTVSAILFTLGVFGIFLNRKNVIVILMSIELILLSVNLNFVAFSSQLGDMVGQVFALFVLTVAAAEAAIGLAILVVFFRNRGSIAVEDVNVMKG; encoded by the coding sequence ATGGAAATCGGTATCGCCCACTATCTGACCGTTTCGGCCATCCTGTTCACGCTTGGCGTCTTCGGCATCTTCCTGAACCGCAAGAACGTCATCGTCATCCTGATGTCGATCGAATTGATCCTTCTTTCGGTCAATCTCAACTTCGTGGCGTTCTCCAGCCAGCTCGGCGACATGGTCGGGCAGGTGTTCGCCCTTTTCGTTCTGACCGTCGCGGCTGCGGAAGCGGCCATCGGTCTGGCAATTCTCGTTGTTTTCTTCCGTAATCGCGGCTCCATCGCGGTGGAAGACGTCAATGTTATGAAAGGTTGA